One region of Thiorhodovibrio frisius genomic DNA includes:
- a CDS encoding lipoprotein-releasing ABC transporter permease subunit, producing MFHPLPLFIGLRYTRAKRRNHFISFISLISMLGITLGMVALIVVLSVMNGFHKEIQERILGMASHATISSADPGGLADWRDLLAQVRNAPDVVGAAPFVEIEAMLMSNGQTNAAILRGILPAEEDQVSDLRTDMIAGRVENLIPGEFNIILGVELANALRVGLGDKVTVVTPQVNATPVGVMPRLKAFNVVGLFEVGMAEYDSGAAFMHMSDAARLMRLGEDNAEGVRLKITDMFQAPRIAREIASTLGGYYRVSDWTQMHRNFFAALRTEKRMMTIILFLIVAVAAFNIVSTLVMVVTDKRGDIAVLRTLGASPGTVMAIFMVQGTSIGLVGTVLGMIGGVLLGWNVETIVASIEQAFGVHFLDPSIYYISALPSDVRLSDVLSIAGGAFAMSIIATLYPAWRAARTDPAEALRYE from the coding sequence ATGTTTCACCCACTGCCGCTTTTTATTGGCCTGCGCTACACCCGCGCCAAGCGTCGTAACCATTTTATTTCGTTCATCTCCCTGATTTCCATGCTGGGCATTACCCTGGGCATGGTGGCGCTCATCGTGGTGCTGTCGGTGATGAACGGCTTCCACAAGGAAATCCAGGAACGCATTCTGGGCATGGCCTCGCACGCCACCATTAGCAGCGCCGATCCTGGCGGGCTTGCCGACTGGCGCGACCTACTCGCGCAAGTGCGCAACGCGCCCGATGTGGTAGGCGCGGCGCCCTTTGTCGAAATTGAAGCCATGCTGATGAGCAACGGCCAGACCAATGCCGCCATCCTGCGCGGCATTCTGCCAGCGGAAGAAGACCAGGTCTCGGACCTGCGCACCGATATGATTGCCGGGCGGGTTGAGAATCTGATCCCCGGTGAGTTCAACATCATTCTTGGCGTGGAGTTGGCCAATGCGCTCCGCGTCGGCCTTGGTGACAAGGTTACAGTGGTCACACCTCAGGTGAATGCCACACCGGTCGGCGTGATGCCGCGGCTCAAGGCTTTTAATGTCGTTGGCCTGTTCGAGGTGGGCATGGCCGAATATGACAGCGGCGCGGCCTTCATGCACATGAGCGATGCCGCCCGGCTAATGCGCTTAGGTGAGGATAACGCCGAGGGCGTGCGGCTGAAAATCACCGACATGTTTCAGGCCCCGCGCATCGCACGCGAGATCGCCTCCACGCTCGGCGGCTACTATCGCGTGTCCGATTGGACCCAGATGCATCGCAATTTCTTTGCCGCATTGCGCACCGAAAAGCGCATGATGACCATTATTCTGTTCCTGATCGTGGCGGTAGCGGCCTTTAACATCGTCTCCACGCTGGTGATGGTGGTCACCGACAAACGCGGCGATATCGCCGTGCTGCGCACACTGGGCGCCTCGCCTGGCACTGTGATGGCCATTTTCATGGTGCAAGGCACCAGCATCGGCCTGGTGGGCACTGTGCTCGGCATGATTGGCGGCGTGCTGCTCGGGTGGAACGTCGAAACCATTGTCGCCAGCATTGAACAGGCCTTTGGGGTGCATTTTCTCGACCCCAGCATTTACTACATCAGCGCCCTGCCCTCGGATGTGCGCCTGAGCGACGTGCTGAGCATTGCCGGTGGCGCCTTTGCGATGTCGATTATCGCCACCCTCTACCCCGCCTGGCGCGCCGCGCGCACCGACCCGGCCGAAGCCCTGCGCTACGAATAA
- the rpsU gene encoding 30S ribosomal protein S21 has product MPNVRVKENEPFEVALRRFKRSCEKAGILAEVRRREFYEKPTSERKRKKAAAVKRHHKKLSRESRRWERPF; this is encoded by the coding sequence ATGCCAAACGTTCGAGTCAAAGAAAACGAGCCTTTCGAGGTCGCTCTGCGCCGCTTCAAGCGCTCCTGCGAGAAAGCCGGCATCCTTGCCGAAGTCCGTCGTCGGGAATTCTACGAAAAGCCCACCTCTGAGCGGAAACGCAAAAAAGCCGCTGCCGTCAAACGTCATCACAAAAAACTCTCGCGCGAGTCGCGCCGCTGGGAGCGTCCTTTCTAG
- a CDS encoding GatB/YqeY domain-containing protein, giving the protein MLKQRLQDDMKAALKAGHKERLGTIRLINAAIKQREVDERVELDDTQVLLVLEKMLKQRRDSVTQYRDAGREDLAVKEEAEILICQEYLPEPLSDAEIDACIEAALAETGATSMRDMGKVMGLVKPQVQGRADIGQVSARVKQRLNT; this is encoded by the coding sequence ATGCTGAAGCAACGCTTGCAAGACGACATGAAGGCCGCGCTTAAGGCCGGCCATAAGGAAAGACTTGGGACTATCCGGCTGATCAACGCTGCCATCAAGCAGCGCGAGGTCGACGAGCGGGTTGAGCTTGACGATACCCAGGTGCTCCTGGTGCTTGAGAAAATGCTCAAGCAGCGGCGCGACTCTGTCACCCAGTATCGCGACGCCGGGCGCGAGGATCTGGCCGTCAAGGAAGAGGCCGAAATCCTCATCTGCCAGGAATACCTGCCAGAACCCCTGAGTGATGCCGAGATCGACGCCTGCATCGAGGCCGCCCTGGCTGAGACGGGCGCGACCTCCATGCGCGACATGGGCAAGGTAATGGGACTGGTGAAACCTCAGGTGCAGGGTCGGGCCGACATCGGCCAGGTCAGCGCCAGGGTCAAGCAGCGCCTCAATACTTGA
- the dnaG gene encoding DNA primase, translating into MAGRISPELKEQILARTDILEIVGARVPLRLAGQLYKACCPFHQEKTPSFIVTPARQTYHCFGCGVHGDAIGFLMEYDRLSFPEAIKELATRAGIVLPDTGAVGDSQAPELDISPLYQVLEEAADLYRHQLRDDARAVAYLKGRGLTGEVAAEFGLGFAPAGWDFLLSRLGTDASREQALIDAGLVIEREKDSKTRRYDRFRNRIMFPIRDHRGRIIAFGGRVLDQSEPKYLNSPETPVFHKGRGLYGLFEARQRQRQLRRVLIVEGYMDVIALTQFGLPYAVATLGTATTPEQLQRLKRQSEELVFCFDGDKAGRAAAGKALRVSLPYAAERLTVRFLLLPAGHDPDSLLRAEGLAAFERRLERARLLSDFLFDELRERFDLRSAEGLAQCDAQARELIGLAPEGTYRQLLLRQLGELIGVQQPEILSEPARAPASWQAQPLSTGPMAAGSRNGPFQIPYAGQPRARAPYRVPMRTRLTAGRLATALLLQQPRLALAARAIADHWTELAEEDTSLLGELLAHADADPDISPEMLRDYVSSSPHAPVVAELADPSLTQHIPDEGIEPEFVGALTALCRQAEREQRYRLLSSGELAPLAVEGRNLLAAKPGAEIGEVSKQGS; encoded by the coding sequence ATGGCCGGCAGAATCTCGCCCGAACTCAAGGAGCAAATTCTCGCGCGCACCGACATCCTTGAGATTGTCGGCGCGCGGGTGCCCCTGCGTCTGGCCGGTCAGCTCTACAAGGCGTGCTGTCCTTTCCATCAGGAAAAGACGCCGTCTTTTATCGTCACCCCGGCGCGTCAGACCTATCATTGTTTCGGCTGCGGTGTGCACGGTGATGCCATTGGCTTCCTGATGGAATATGATCGCCTGAGCTTCCCTGAGGCGATCAAAGAGCTGGCCACCCGCGCGGGCATTGTGCTGCCCGATACCGGGGCAGTTGGCGACTCCCAGGCACCAGAGCTGGATATCAGCCCTCTCTATCAGGTGCTCGAAGAGGCTGCCGACTTATACCGACACCAACTGCGCGACGATGCCCGTGCCGTCGCCTATCTGAAAGGGCGTGGCCTCACCGGCGAGGTGGCGGCTGAATTCGGCCTCGGATTCGCGCCAGCAGGTTGGGACTTTCTGCTGAGCCGTCTCGGTACCGATGCCTCTCGGGAGCAGGCGCTGATCGATGCCGGTCTGGTTATCGAGCGAGAAAAAGACTCAAAGACAAGACGTTATGACCGATTTCGCAACCGGATTATGTTTCCGATTCGCGATCATCGCGGTCGTATTATCGCCTTTGGCGGGCGAGTGCTCGATCAATCCGAGCCGAAATACCTGAACTCGCCCGAAACCCCCGTGTTCCACAAAGGCCGGGGGCTCTATGGTCTGTTCGAGGCCCGCCAGCGCCAACGCCAACTTAGGCGAGTGCTGATCGTCGAAGGCTACATGGACGTGATTGCGTTGACCCAATTCGGCCTGCCCTATGCGGTGGCCACCCTGGGCACCGCCACGACGCCGGAACAACTCCAGCGGCTCAAGCGCCAAAGCGAAGAGCTGGTGTTCTGTTTCGACGGGGACAAAGCCGGTCGGGCCGCAGCCGGCAAAGCGCTGCGCGTGAGTTTGCCTTATGCGGCCGAGCGACTGACAGTGCGCTTTCTGCTGCTGCCGGCTGGTCATGATCCCGACTCGCTGCTGCGCGCGGAAGGACTGGCAGCGTTCGAGCGGCGCCTGGAGCGGGCACGGCTGCTGTCGGATTTTCTGTTCGACGAGCTGCGCGAGCGCTTCGATCTGCGCTCGGCCGAGGGGCTTGCGCAGTGCGATGCCCAGGCCCGCGAGCTGATCGGCTTGGCGCCCGAGGGCACCTATCGACAACTGCTGCTGCGGCAGCTCGGGGAGCTCATCGGCGTTCAGCAGCCAGAAATTCTTTCCGAGCCGGCAAGAGCGCCGGCGTCGTGGCAAGCGCAACCGTTATCGACCGGACCAATGGCCGCGGGCTCGCGCAACGGGCCGTTCCAAATACCCTATGCTGGCCAGCCACGCGCGCGCGCGCCTTATCGCGTCCCCATGCGCACCCGCCTGACGGCTGGGCGCCTGGCCACCGCGCTCCTGCTGCAACAACCGCGCTTGGCCTTGGCGGCGCGTGCTATTGCCGATCATTGGACCGAACTTGCCGAGGAAGATACCAGCTTGCTTGGCGAACTGCTTGCACATGCCGATGCCGACCCTGATATCTCTCCGGAGATGCTAAGGGACTATGTCAGTAGTAGCCCGCATGCCCCAGTGGTAGCGGAACTTGCCGACCCCAGCCTGACTCAACATATCCCTGATGAGGGCATTGAGCCCGAGTTTGTTGGCGCCTTGACGGCGCTCTGCCGCCAGGCCGAGCGCGAGCAGCGGTATCGGTTACTTAGCAGCGGCGAGCTTGCCCCCCTCGCGGTCGAAGGCAGGAACTTGCTGGCGGCGAAGCCGGGAGCTGAGATTGGCGAAGTCTCGAAGCAAGGCAGCTGA
- the rpoD gene encoding RNA polymerase sigma factor RpoD → MDQEQHQASQLKQLIAKGKDQGFLTYTEVNDHLPDGIVEPEQIEDIVRMINDMGITVHETAPSEVDQLSDSAVADDEAAEAAAAALASVDSEFGRTTDPVRMYMREMGTVELLTREGELRIAKRIEEGLNQVLQALSLYPKTVGMLLELIEQAEREEIRITDVISGFDDGSDEIAQPINKGAAKEVNGDAESSEEEAEVIDTGPDPEEFAQRAKALRDSYERLILCLHDYGRDDDRTRYAGERVSEEFLGFKLVAGVFNDLIRVLRQTIERIRAQERHIMGLCIDGARMPRKVFIDSFPDNETNAGWLDQHLASSAKYAGRLGEYAEEVRRAQRRLMELEEENVLSISEIKEINRKMSIGEAKARRAKKEMVEANLRLVISIAKKYTNRGLQFLDLIQEGNIGLMKAVDKFEYRRGYKFSTYATWWIRQAITRSIADQARTIRIPVHMIETINKLNRISRQMVQEMGREATPEELAERMEMPEDKVRKVLKIAKEPISMETPIGDDEDSHLGDFIEDSTVISPVDSATAEGLREATQNMLASLTSREAKVLRMRFGIDMNTDHTLEEVGKQFDVTRERIRQIEAKALRKLRHPTRSDKLRSFIDSE, encoded by the coding sequence ATGGACCAGGAACAGCACCAGGCGTCGCAGTTGAAACAGTTGATCGCAAAGGGCAAGGATCAGGGCTTCCTGACCTACACCGAGGTCAACGACCATCTGCCGGACGGCATCGTCGAGCCCGAGCAGATCGAAGACATCGTGCGCATGATTAACGACATGGGCATTACAGTCCATGAGACGGCGCCCTCTGAGGTCGACCAACTCAGCGATTCCGCTGTCGCCGATGACGAGGCCGCTGAGGCTGCTGCGGCCGCACTCGCCTCAGTCGACAGCGAATTTGGCCGCACCACTGATCCAGTACGCATGTACATGCGTGAAATGGGCACGGTCGAACTGCTCACGCGCGAGGGCGAGTTGCGCATCGCCAAGCGCATTGAGGAAGGTCTCAACCAGGTTCTGCAAGCGCTATCACTGTACCCGAAAACCGTCGGAATGTTGCTCGAACTCATCGAACAGGCCGAGCGCGAAGAAATCCGCATCACCGACGTGATTTCCGGCTTCGACGACGGCAGCGACGAAATCGCCCAACCGATCAATAAGGGAGCGGCCAAGGAAGTCAACGGCGACGCTGAAAGCAGCGAAGAAGAGGCCGAAGTGATCGATACCGGCCCTGATCCGGAAGAATTTGCCCAGCGCGCTAAAGCTCTACGCGATAGCTATGAGCGCCTGATCCTCTGCCTGCACGACTACGGTCGCGACGATGATCGCACCCGTTACGCTGGCGAGCGGGTCTCAGAGGAATTCCTTGGCTTCAAACTGGTTGCCGGTGTTTTCAACGACCTGATCCGCGTTCTGCGCCAGACCATCGAGCGCATCCGCGCCCAGGAGCGTCACATCATGGGGCTGTGCATCGATGGGGCCAGGATGCCGCGCAAGGTCTTTATCGATTCCTTCCCCGATAACGAGACCAATGCCGGCTGGCTCGATCAACACCTCGCCTCCAGCGCCAAATACGCCGGACGGCTTGGCGAGTACGCCGAGGAAGTCCGTCGCGCTCAGCGTCGCCTGATGGAGCTCGAAGAAGAAAACGTCCTCAGCATCAGCGAAATCAAGGAAATCAACCGCAAGATGTCCATTGGTGAGGCCAAGGCCCGTCGCGCCAAAAAGGAAATGGTCGAGGCCAACCTGCGTCTGGTGATTTCCATTGCCAAGAAATACACCAATCGCGGCTTGCAGTTTCTGGACCTGATTCAGGAAGGCAATATCGGCTTGATGAAAGCGGTGGATAAGTTTGAATACCGCCGTGGCTACAAATTCTCCACCTATGCCACTTGGTGGATTCGCCAGGCCATTACTCGTTCCATTGCCGACCAGGCGCGCACCATCCGCATTCCGGTGCACATGATCGAGACAATCAACAAGCTCAATCGCATCTCCCGGCAGATGGTGCAGGAAATGGGGCGCGAAGCTACCCCAGAGGAGCTGGCCGAGCGGATGGAAATGCCCGAGGACAAAGTGCGTAAGGTGCTCAAGATCGCCAAGGAACCCATCTCCATGGAAACCCCAATCGGCGACGATGAAGACTCCCATCTCGGCGACTTCATTGAGGACTCCACCGTCATCTCCCCGGTCGACTCCGCCACGGCCGAGGGTCTGCGCGAGGCCACCCAGAACATGCTCGCTAGCCTTACCTCGCGCGAGGCCAAGGTCCTGCGCATGCGTTTCGGCATCGACATGAACACCGACCACACCCTTGAGGAAGTTGGCAAGCAATTCGACGTCACGCGCGAACGCATTCGCCAGATCGAAGCCAAAGCCCTGCGCAAGCTACGCCACCCAACCCGCTCGGACAAACTGCGCAGCTTCATTGACTCCGAGTAA
- a CDS encoding thermonuclease family protein has product MPQCLSVIANLEITPATLSLVAKDRDRYGRIVGEVFDGPTSINLAMVEAGKAAVYPDYCKNPRYYATERSARAGHQSHQPWSDRTLISPPWKQRRIPAQV; this is encoded by the coding sequence ATGCCCCAGTGCCTGAGTGTCATCGCCAATCTGGAAATCACGCCCGCCACCCTGTCGCTGGTTGCGAAAGATCGCGACCGCTACGGCAGAATTGTGGGCGAAGTCTTCGACGGCCCGACCAGCATCAACCTCGCCATGGTCGAAGCAGGGAAAGCCGCCGTCTATCCTGACTACTGCAAAAACCCCCGCTACTACGCCACCGAACGCAGCGCCCGCGCCGGCCACCAGTCCCACCAGCCATGGTCTGACCGCACACTAATCTCGCCGCCCTGGAAGCAAAGAAGGATCCCTGCGCAAGTCTAG
- a CDS encoding type I restriction endonuclease subunit R, with translation MSLTEQQLEQKLIDTLVELKYSYRPDIRDKAALEANFRAKFEALNHVSLTDAEFARLRDSLISADVFQAAKTLREIGYFQREDGTPLHFMLVNLKDWCKNDFEVIHQLRINTDSSHHRYDVILLINGLPLVQIELKTLTISPRRAMEQIVDYKHDPGNGYTNTLLCFMQLFIVSNRSNTYYFANNHPQHFAFNAEERFLPIYQWADRDNRKITHLDDFAAAFLAKCTLGQMLSRYMVLVASEQKLMIMRPYQIYAVQAIVDCIHQNRGNGFVWHTTGSGKTLTSFKASTLLKDNPDIEKCLFVVDRKDLDRQTRIEFNKFQEGCVEENTNTETLVRRLLSEDYANKVIVTTIQKLGLALDETSKRAQQHRDQGKRTYKERLAPLRDKRLAIIFDECHRSQFGDNHQAIKAFFPKAQLFGFTGTPIFEENASHTQIDGTVGRFKTTQDIFHSPLHAYTITHAIDDGNVLRFHIEYYKPEAKAATADASADSDIAEPSTNAPAKTAKPKPERIHSQRAIAEAILAKHDAATNQRRFNALLATASINDAIAYYELFKQLQAERQAPGGNESPDVRPLNIACVFSPPAEGNRDVKQLQEDLPQEKADNQQEPEAKKAALRQILADYNAHYGTNHSIGDFDGYYQDVQQRIKDQQYPNSDLPHRHKIDLTIVVDMLLTGFDSKYLNTLYVDKNLKHHGLIQAFSRTNRVLNDTKPYGNILDFRAQERAVDAAIALFSGEDTSRSREIWLVDPAPKVIEQLDTAVAQLEQFMAAQGQPCTPEAVNNLKGDTARAGFIERFKDVQKLKNQLDQYTDLSDEQRAQVEQRLPEDTHRSFKGMYLETAQRLRDQQRQSGTGPDGGTPAPEVEQLEFEFVLFSSALIDYDYIMALIARYRQEKPGKETLSRDQIVSLLCGQSNLMDERDEIIAYIDTLQAGKGHGGIEEIKGEYQVFKANKSRDELTAIAARHALAPEALHGFVEGILDRMIFDGEALTELFAPLELGWKARSQAETALMAELTPVLKKQADGREISGLAAYE, from the coding sequence ATGTCCCTCACCGAACAACAGCTCGAACAAAAGCTCATCGACACGCTCGTCGAGCTCAAATACAGCTATCGCCCGGACATCCGCGACAAAGCCGCGCTGGAGGCCAACTTCCGCGCCAAGTTCGAGGCCCTCAACCACGTAAGCCTCACCGACGCCGAATTCGCCCGCCTGCGCGACAGCCTCATCAGCGCCGATGTCTTCCAGGCCGCCAAGACCCTGCGCGAGATCGGCTACTTCCAGCGCGAAGACGGCACCCCGCTGCACTTCATGCTGGTCAACCTCAAGGACTGGTGTAAGAACGACTTCGAGGTCATCCACCAACTGCGCATCAACACCGACAGCAGCCACCACCGCTACGATGTCATCCTGCTGATCAACGGCCTGCCGCTGGTGCAGATCGAGCTGAAAACCCTCACCATCAGCCCGCGCCGCGCCATGGAGCAGATCGTCGACTACAAGCACGACCCCGGCAACGGCTACACCAACACCTTGCTCTGCTTCATGCAGTTGTTCATCGTCAGCAACCGCAGCAACACCTACTACTTCGCCAACAACCACCCACAGCACTTCGCCTTCAACGCCGAGGAGCGCTTCCTGCCCATCTATCAGTGGGCGGATCGCGACAACCGCAAGATCACCCACCTCGACGACTTCGCCGCCGCCTTCCTCGCCAAATGCACCCTCGGGCAAATGCTCAGCCGCTACATGGTCCTGGTCGCCAGCGAGCAAAAGCTGATGATCATGCGCCCCTATCAAATCTACGCCGTGCAGGCCATCGTCGATTGCATCCACCAGAATCGTGGCAACGGCTTTGTCTGGCACACCACCGGCAGCGGCAAGACGCTGACCTCCTTCAAAGCCTCCACGCTGCTGAAGGACAACCCCGACATCGAGAAATGCCTGTTCGTGGTGGATCGAAAAGACCTCGACCGCCAGACCCGCATCGAGTTCAACAAGTTTCAGGAAGGCTGCGTCGAGGAGAACACCAACACCGAGACCCTGGTGCGCCGCCTGCTCTCCGAGGACTACGCCAACAAAGTCATTGTCACCACCATCCAGAAGCTCGGCCTCGCGCTCGACGAAACCAGCAAGCGCGCCCAGCAGCACCGGGACCAAGGCAAGCGCACCTACAAAGAACGCCTCGCCCCGCTGCGCGACAAGCGCCTCGCCATCATCTTCGACGAATGCCACCGCTCCCAGTTTGGCGACAACCACCAAGCCATCAAAGCCTTCTTCCCCAAGGCGCAACTGTTCGGCTTCACCGGCACGCCCATCTTTGAGGAGAACGCCAGCCACACCCAGATCGACGGCACCGTCGGCCGCTTCAAGACCACCCAAGACATTTTCCACAGCCCACTGCACGCCTACACCATCACCCACGCCATTGATGACGGCAACGTGCTGCGCTTTCACATCGAGTATTACAAGCCCGAGGCCAAGGCCGCGACCGCCGACGCCAGCGCCGACAGCGACATCGCCGAGCCGTCCACCAATGCCCCGGCCAAGACCGCCAAACCCAAACCCGAGCGCATCCACAGCCAGCGCGCCATCGCCGAGGCCATCCTGGCCAAGCACGACGCCGCCACCAACCAGCGCCGCTTCAACGCCCTGCTCGCCACCGCCTCCATCAACGACGCCATCGCCTACTACGAACTGTTCAAGCAGCTCCAAGCCGAGCGCCAGGCCCCAGGCGGGAACGAGTCCCCCGACGTCCGCCCGCTCAACATCGCCTGCGTCTTCTCCCCGCCCGCCGAGGGCAACCGCGATGTCAAGCAACTGCAGGAAGACCTGCCGCAAGAGAAAGCCGACAACCAGCAGGAACCCGAAGCCAAGAAAGCCGCCCTGCGCCAGATCCTCGCCGACTACAACGCCCACTACGGCACCAACCACAGCATCGGCGATTTCGACGGCTACTATCAGGACGTGCAGCAACGCATCAAAGACCAGCAGTACCCCAACAGCGACCTACCGCACCGCCACAAGATCGACCTCACCATCGTGGTGGACATGCTCCTGACCGGCTTCGACTCCAAATACCTCAACACCCTCTATGTCGACAAGAACCTCAAGCACCACGGCCTGATTCAAGCCTTCTCGCGCACCAACCGGGTGCTCAACGACACCAAGCCCTACGGCAACATCCTTGACTTCCGCGCCCAGGAGCGCGCCGTCGATGCCGCCATCGCGCTGTTCTCCGGCGAAGACACCAGCCGCTCGCGCGAAATCTGGCTGGTCGATCCCGCGCCCAAGGTCATCGAACAGCTCGACACCGCCGTCGCCCAGCTTGAGCAGTTCATGGCAGCCCAGGGCCAGCCCTGCACCCCCGAGGCGGTCAACAACCTCAAGGGCGACACCGCCCGCGCCGGTTTTATCGAGCGCTTCAAGGACGTGCAGAAGCTCAAAAACCAGCTCGACCAATACACCGACCTCAGCGACGAGCAGCGCGCCCAAGTCGAGCAGCGCCTGCCCGAAGACACCCATCGCAGCTTCAAGGGCATGTATCTGGAAACCGCCCAGCGGCTGCGCGACCAGCAGCGCCAGAGCGGAACCGGCCCCGACGGCGGCACACCCGCGCCCGAGGTCGAGCAACTGGAATTCGAGTTCGTGCTGTTTTCCTCCGCGCTGATCGACTACGACTACATCATGGCGCTGATCGCGCGCTATCGTCAGGAAAAACCCGGCAAGGAGACCCTGAGCCGCGACCAAATCGTCAGTCTGCTCTGTGGTCAGAGCAATCTGATGGACGAACGCGACGAGATCATCGCCTATATTGATACCCTGCAAGCCGGCAAGGGCCACGGCGGCATCGAAGAGATCAAAGGCGAGTATCAGGTGTTCAAGGCCAACAAGAGCCGGGACGAACTCACCGCCATCGCCGCGCGCCACGCCCTCGCGCCCGAGGCGCTGCATGGCTTTGTCGAGGGGATTCTTGACCGGATGATTTTCGATGGCGAGGCGCTGACCGAGTTGTTCGCCCCGCTGGAACTGGGCTGGAAAGCGCGCAGCCAGGCCGAGACCGCGCTGATGGCGGAACTGACGCCGGTGCTCAAGAAGCAGGCCGACGGGCGGGAGATTTCAGGGCTGGCGGCGTATGAATAA
- a CDS encoding type II toxin-antitoxin system RelE/ParE family toxin, producing the protein MSIEIREYVTLRGKSPFGDWLEKLRDQQAKANILTRLDRLQMGHFGDTKHLRAGVHELRIHQGKGYRVYYGRVDDVIVLLLCGGEKASQTQDIDQAVRYWQAYRQEIGEK; encoded by the coding sequence ATGTCGATAGAAATCCGCGAATATGTCACGCTCAGAGGGAAATCACCTTTTGGTGACTGGCTGGAAAAATTGCGTGATCAACAAGCGAAAGCGAACATTTTGACCCGGCTCGACCGCTTGCAAATGGGTCATTTTGGCGATACGAAACATCTACGCGCTGGCGTCCATGAATTGCGCATCCATCAGGGTAAAGGATATCGCGTTTACTATGGTCGCGTTGACGATGTCATTGTGTTGCTGCTGTGTGGGGGTGAGAAAGCCAGTCAAACGCAAGACATCGATCAGGCCGTGCGTTATTGGCAAGCCTATCGGCAAGAAATCGGAGAGAAATGA
- a CDS encoding helix-turn-helix domain-containing transcriptional regulator encodes MPSRHYRASDYLKTPQERAAYLNAVLNENDARLFSLALKNIALSEGQSEAIDDSTADQSVFQRSEQEIDHLNGLLHAFGLRLAVVAENPTVVHDA; translated from the coding sequence ATGCCAAGTCGTCACTATCGAGCCAGCGATTACTTAAAGACACCACAAGAGCGCGCAGCGTATCTCAATGCGGTACTGAATGAAAATGATGCACGGCTTTTTTCCCTGGCATTAAAAAACATTGCGTTATCCGAAGGGCAGTCGGAAGCAATTGATGATTCAACGGCTGACCAGAGTGTATTCCAACGTTCGGAACAGGAAATTGATCATCTAAATGGCCTGTTGCATGCCTTTGGATTGCGTCTCGCCGTCGTTGCGGAAAACCCGACGGTTGTTCACGATGCTTGA